In the Granulosicoccus antarcticus IMCC3135 genome, GAGCCGGGCCCTTATGCCGCTGAGAATCTCAAGGAAGGCGAACAAGGGCGTTTTTTTGATGACTACTGCAATTGGACGCGCATTCCGGAATTTGAACAAGTCATCAGACAATCCGAAGCAGCTGCTGTGGCAGCCAGGTTGATGGGATCTTCAGGGGTGCAGGTATTCCACGATCATGTGCTGGTAAAAGAGCCAGGCACCTCGAAGGCGACCCCTTGGCACCAGGACTCCCCTTATTACTTTGTAGAAGGCAAGCAGACTGTCAGCTTCTGGAGCCCAGTGGATACCGTTAAGGAAGCCTCCTTGCGTTGTGTCGCGGGCTCACACCGTTGGAAGAAGCCGGTGCTACCGACGCGCTGGTTGGCTGAAACAGGCTTCTATCCCGATAGCGATGACTATATGCCGGTTCCTGATCCGGATAAAGAAGGCATGCCGATAATGGAATGGCAGATGGAGCCAGGGGATGCGGTCGCTTTCGATTTTCGGACCCTGCACGGAGCACGAGGCAATGAATCGGCTCAGCGGCGTCGGGCGTTCTCACTGAGGCTGGTAGGAGATGATGCCCGATATATCAGCCGCCCCGGACCGACATCGCCACCGTTTCCGGGTCATGACATGGTTGATGGGCAAGTGCTTCGCGAGGATTGGTTTCCGAGAGTGTATTGAATGTGGGGTTGTTGCGGATAGACTACGATTTCGATGGCGATCCTGGACTGCTGGATAAGAGC is a window encoding:
- a CDS encoding phytanoyl-CoA dioxygenase family protein; the encoded protein is MSLENTLDESTIESFRQDGVVLIKGLFNDWVDTIRAGIERNMREPGPYAAENLKEGEQGRFFDDYCNWTRIPEFEQVIRQSEAAAVAARLMGSSGVQVFHDHVLVKEPGTSKATPWHQDSPYYFVEGKQTVSFWSPVDTVKEASLRCVAGSHRWKKPVLPTRWLAETGFYPDSDDYMPVPDPDKEGMPIMEWQMEPGDAVAFDFRTLHGARGNESAQRRRAFSLRLVGDDARYISRPGPTSPPFPGHDMVDGQVLREDWFPRVY